Proteins encoded together in one Pontiella desulfatans window:
- a CDS encoding sulfatase family protein, with product MKSKTTTLFAALFCFTMAAASGRAAEQPNILYLVVDDLDRADLGCYGGSIPTPHIDQLAREGVRFTSCYATSAVCTPSRYNLLTGQYASRSKWLRENECPDTTNAFIRWNTNLEPGDETLATFLNDYHTGYVGKWHNGLPILRHIPAVSEPQDPEMAAHYIENQKTACRFIEKTAGFDEARAVYLTNIFWLPLSQRLMTHHQHWLTHQAVSYLKSTPPAKPFLLYMATTLPHVPSAMGALNGDPRASLLGYRDEHLNIQPSYANLKERVAQAGPFQDEEAEGIYAATIWLDDAVGRILQELEENGQADNTIVVLVSDHERHEKMTCNMGKTTLIIRAPGIKPAVVDTLVSTVDIVPTLMDLCGKKVAPKQFDGRSFSAALHGNPAEIQDAVYQEITYTRAVTTKQWKYIATRFPEEIQAKITPDNRRDFNQEGTTYSVGDSNLARVRYNSDKKFPGYYDDDQLYNLTEDPNEQTNLAQKPEYAGVLAEMKKKLRTYSLDLPHQFAEFTDSDLQ from the coding sequence ATGAAATCTAAAACCACCACTCTTTTCGCCGCGCTCTTCTGTTTCACGATGGCTGCTGCCAGTGGCCGGGCCGCAGAACAACCCAACATCCTCTATCTGGTCGTCGACGATCTGGACCGGGCCGATCTGGGCTGTTACGGCGGAAGCATTCCGACTCCTCATATCGACCAGCTCGCCCGCGAAGGCGTCCGCTTTACCTCCTGCTATGCCACCTCGGCCGTCTGCACCCCCTCTCGCTACAACCTCCTCACCGGTCAGTATGCCTCCCGCTCGAAATGGTTGCGCGAAAACGAATGTCCCGACACGACGAACGCGTTCATCCGCTGGAACACCAATCTGGAGCCGGGCGACGAAACGCTGGCTACTTTCCTCAACGACTACCACACCGGGTATGTCGGCAAATGGCATAACGGCCTGCCGATTCTTCGCCACATCCCGGCCGTCTCCGAACCCCAGGATCCGGAAATGGCAGCTCACTACATCGAAAACCAGAAAACCGCCTGCCGGTTCATTGAAAAAACAGCCGGATTCGACGAGGCCCGCGCCGTGTACCTGACCAACATCTTCTGGCTTCCGCTTTCACAGCGACTGATGACCCATCATCAGCACTGGCTGACCCATCAGGCCGTTTCCTATCTCAAAAGCACACCCCCCGCCAAACCGTTCCTGCTCTACATGGCCACGACCCTGCCGCATGTCCCCAGTGCCATGGGGGCCCTCAACGGTGATCCGCGCGCCTCCCTTCTGGGCTATCGCGATGAACATCTCAACATCCAGCCCTCTTACGCCAACCTCAAAGAACGGGTCGCCCAGGCCGGACCGTTTCAGGACGAAGAAGCCGAAGGCATCTATGCGGCAACCATCTGGCTGGACGATGCCGTAGGCCGGATCCTTCAGGAACTGGAGGAAAACGGACAGGCCGACAACACAATCGTTGTGCTGGTCAGCGATCATGAGCGACATGAAAAAATGACCTGTAACATGGGAAAAACCACGCTGATCATCCGGGCTCCCGGCATTAAGCCGGCCGTTGTAGACACGCTGGTCAGCACAGTCGACATTGTCCCGACCCTCATGGATTTATGCGGAAAAAAAGTTGCCCCCAAACAGTTTGACGGACGCAGCTTTTCCGCCGCACTGCACGGCAATCCCGCAGAAATACAGGATGCCGTTTATCAGGAAATCACCTACACCCGGGCCGTGACCACAAAACAGTGGAAATACATCGCCACCCGCTTCCCGGAAGAGATTCAGGCAAAAATAACGCCGGACAACCGGCGCGACTTTAATCAGGAAGGAACCACCTATTCGGTCGGGGACAGCAATCTTGCTCGGGTTCGATACAACTCAGACAAAAAATTTCCGGGCTACTACGACGACGATCAGCTCTACAACCTGACTGAGGATCCAAACGAACAAACCAATCTGGCCCAGAAACCGGAATACGCCGGAGTCCTTGCCGAAATGAAGAAAAAACTTCGCACCTACAGCCTAGATCTTCCCCATCAGTTTGCAGAGTTCACAGACTCAGACTTGCAGTAA